The Porphyrobacter sp. HT-58-2 genome segment TTTTCCCGTCACACCATGTGACCGGGAAACGGGAAGGGGCTATAATGTCGTCACATCATCCGCTGCGAGCGCGCATGAGCGCGCTTGTCACGTTCGCCAGCGCATTGGCCATGGTCGCCAGCGCCTCCGGGATCAATGCCCGCGAGAAAGACAGGAAGAAGGACAAGGACGAGGCCGCCCCGCCCACTCTTGTCGCCAAGAAGGAATCCGAGGGCGTCTTCCCCTCGACCTACAGGCCCTATCCCAACATCGCCACCGCGATCCGCGGCGCGACGATCTATGACGGCAAGGGCGGCAAGATCGAAAACGGCGTGGTGTTCATGTCCGGCGGGAAGATCGTTTCTGTCGGCGGGCCGGACACCGCGATCCCGGCCGACATCGCGGTGTTCGATGGCGCGGGCAAGTTCGTCACCCCCGGCATTATCGACATCCACTCGCACCTTGGCGATTACCCCTCGCCCGGGGTCGATGCGCATTCGGATGGCAACGAGGCGACCAGCCCGACCACGCCCGAAGTCTGGGCCGAACATTCGGTCTGGCCGCAAGACCCCGGCTTTGCCCGCGCGCTCGCCAATGGCGGGGTGACGGCACTGCAAATCCTGCCCGGATCGGCCAACCTGATGGGTGGACGCTCGGTCACGCTCAAGAACGTGCCGGCGCGCACCATGCAGGGCATGAAGTTCCCCGGCGCGCCCTATGGCCTCAAGATGGCCTGCGGGGAGAACCCCAAGCGTGTCTATGGCAGCCGTGGGCGGATGCCCTCGACCCGGATGGGCAACATCGCCGTCAACCGCGAAACCTGGCTGGACGCGATCGACTACGCCAACAACAAGGACGCCAAGCGCGACATCGGCAAGGAGACGCTGGTCGGCGTGCTGAAGGGCGAGATCCTCGTTCACAACCACTGCTACCGCGCCGACGAAATGGCGCTGGTGATGGATATGGCCAAGGAGATGGGTTACCGCGTCTCGACTTTCCACCATGCGGTTGAAGCCTACAAGATCGGCGACCTGCTGCGCGAAAACGGCGTGTGCAGCGCGATCTGGGCCGATTGGTATGGCTTCAAGATGGAAAGCTATGACGGCATCCTCGAAAATGCCGCCTTCCTCCAGCGCGAAGGTGCCTGCGTGGTGATCCATTCGGATGACGCGAACGACATCCAGCGATTGAATCAGGAAGCGCGCAAGGCGCAGAAGGCGGGCCTTCGCCTTGGTATCGACATCTCCGATGCGACCGCGATCCAGTGGATCACTCTCAACGCGGCCAAGGCGATGGGCATCGACCATCTCACCGGCAGCCTTGAACAGGGCAAGATGGCCGACGTGGTGCTGTGGAACGGCGACCCGCTCAGCGTCTATTCGCGGCCTGAAAAGGTCTGGATCGACGGCGCGCTGATGTTCGATGCGCTCGATCCCAAGATGCGTCCGGTGAGCGATTTCGAGCTCGGCCAGCCCGGTGAAGGAGATGTGAAATGAAGCGGTTTGCGAGCTGTGGCCTGAGCGCCCTTGCCGTTTTCACTGCCATCACCGCCCCGGCGATGGCGCAGGACGTGACCATCACCAACGCCCGGCTGGTGCTGGGCGATGGCGGTGCGCCGATCGACAATGGCACCGTGGTGGTGCGTGGGGGCAGTGTGGTCTATGCTGGCCCGGCAAGCGGCGCTCCGGCGGGCGGCACGGCGGTGGACGCCAAGGGCGCGTGGGTCACCCCCGGCCTGTTTGCCACCTTGACCACGCTGGGTCTCGCCGATGTTTCGGCGGTGGGCGAAAGCAACGACATCACCGCTGGCGGTGCGCCTTTCAGCGCGGCGCTGGATGCGGCGACGAGCATCAACCCGACGTCGCAGCACATCCTCGTCCACAAGGCCGCCGGGATAACCCGCGCCGCGACGACGATGCGCCCTTCGGGCTCGATCTTTGCCGGGCAGGGTGCGATCATCGACCTTGATGGCGATCCGCGCCCGGTGATTCAGGCGCGCGCCTTCCAGATGATCAATCTCGGCGAAGGCGGAGCCGCCCGCGCCGGTGGCAGCCGCCCGGCGGCGCATGCGCTGCTGCGCGCTGCCTTGCGCGAGGCGCAGGCGCTGGCGGGCAAACCCGGCCTGCCAGAGACCACGGAAATCGCCAAGGGCGACGACGTGCTGCTCAGCCGGTTCGATGCCGAGGCGCTGGTGCCGGTGGTGACAGGGCGGCAGAAACTCTACGTCGAAGTGGACCGCATGGCCGATATCCGCGCCGTGCTGGCTCTGAAGCAGGAATATCCCCGCCTTGATCTGGTGCTGGTCGGCGCGACCGAAGGCTGGCTGGTGGCGCGTGACATTGCTGCGGCAGGCGTACCGGTGATTGCCAACGGGTTGACCGACCTGCCCGAGACTTTCGAGCAATTGGGCGCGACCCAGTCCAATGCCGGCCGGTTGGCCCGTGCCGGGGTGAAGGTGGCGATCAATGCTTCGACCATGCAGGATCCGCGCCGCTTGCAGCAGGTGGCGGGCAACCTTGTCGCCCTGAACCGCGTGCCGGGGGCGGCAGGGATGGAGTGGGGCAAGGCCTTCGCCGCGATCAGTTCCGTCCCCGCCGAAATCAGCGGCATGGGCGGAAAGGCCGGCGTGCTCACGCCCGGTGCGCTGGGTGACGTGGTGATTTGGGACGGTGATCCGCTCGAAGTCGGTTCCGTCCCGACCCGGGTCTGGATCGGCGGGATCAGTCAGGATCTCACCAACCACCAGACCCGCTTGCGTGATCGCTACAACGACCTTGACGAAAGCGCCCGGCCCAAGGCTTACGACTGGTAATGATGCCGAACCTCAAGCTCCTTTCCGCCGCGCTGGGCGGCGCGCTGCTGCTCGCGGCGCAACCGGCTGCAGCGCAAGACGATCATGCCCAGGACCCCGCCTGGCATACGCAGCAGCAGCTCTATCTGCTGGGCCTGACCCCGGCTGATGGCTGGCACTTCATCGATGGCGGGGTGCGCTGGCGCTGGGTGAAATACCTCGCATCCGACCGCAAGCCCACTGTCGCCGATGTCGTTACGGTGCATTATGAAGGCCGCCTGATCGACGGAACGGTGTTCGACAGTTCCTATCCGCGCGGGGAGCCAGCCACCTTCCCGCTGGGGCGGCTGGTCAAGGGCTGGCAGATGGCCATCCCGCAAATGGGCGTGGGCGAGACGATCGAAATCGCGATCCCTGCCGATCTCGCCTATGGGCCGGTCGGACGCGGGCCGATCCCCGGCAATGCGACCCTGGTTTTCACAGTGGAACTGATCGCCATCGCAGAGTAGCCTCGCTCCCGCATTTGGGGGAGGGATCGACCATGGACGAAGGCATCTGGAATCTCGTTGCGGCAAATGTCGCCTTTGTCGGCAGTCACTTTGCCATGTCGCACCCGCTGCGGGCGCCGATGGTGAAGGCGCTGGGCGAGAAAGGCTTTTCGCTCGCCTATACCGCCGTCAGCTTCGCCGCGCTGGGATGGGTCTATTTCGCCTTCCTCGCTGCACCGGGATCAGACTTGCCGGGTTCGGGCGAGGCGGGCTGGATCATCGCCACTGTGCTGACATGGCCCGCAATGGTGCTGCTGGCGGGCTCTTTCGTGGGCAACCCCGCGCTGCCCACCCCGATGGCGGAACAGCAGACCCGCGCCGAGCCCAAGGGCGCGCTGCGCGTCACCCGTCACCCGATGATGTGGGGGATCGGGTTATGGGCGATATCCCACATGGCGCTGTTCTGGAGCACGCGGACAATGATCACCGCGCTCGCGATGGGCGTGCTGGCGCTGGTGGGCGCCCGGCTTCAGGACGCCAAGAAGGAAGCGCTGATGGGCGCGGCCTGGGCCGAGTGG includes the following:
- a CDS encoding NnrU family protein translates to MDEGIWNLVAANVAFVGSHFAMSHPLRAPMVKALGEKGFSLAYTAVSFAALGWVYFAFLAAPGSDLPGSGEAGWIIATVLTWPAMVLLAGSFVGNPALPTPMAEQQTRAEPKGALRVTRHPMMWGIGLWAISHMALFWSTRTMITALAMGVLALVGARLQDAKKEALMGAAWAEWERKTSYWPRWGQLFRVGAVPLIAGTVLWLAGSWMHLWRADIPAGVFRWLG
- a CDS encoding FKBP-type peptidyl-prolyl cis-trans isomerase, coding for MMPNLKLLSAALGGALLLAAQPAAAQDDHAQDPAWHTQQQLYLLGLTPADGWHFIDGGVRWRWVKYLASDRKPTVADVVTVHYEGRLIDGTVFDSSYPRGEPATFPLGRLVKGWQMAIPQMGVGETIEIAIPADLAYGPVGRGPIPGNATLVFTVELIAIAE
- a CDS encoding amidohydrolase family protein, whose product is MKRFASCGLSALAVFTAITAPAMAQDVTITNARLVLGDGGAPIDNGTVVVRGGSVVYAGPASGAPAGGTAVDAKGAWVTPGLFATLTTLGLADVSAVGESNDITAGGAPFSAALDAATSINPTSQHILVHKAAGITRAATTMRPSGSIFAGQGAIIDLDGDPRPVIQARAFQMINLGEGGAARAGGSRPAAHALLRAALREAQALAGKPGLPETTEIAKGDDVLLSRFDAEALVPVVTGRQKLYVEVDRMADIRAVLALKQEYPRLDLVLVGATEGWLVARDIAAAGVPVIANGLTDLPETFEQLGATQSNAGRLARAGVKVAINASTMQDPRRLQQVAGNLVALNRVPGAAGMEWGKAFAAISSVPAEISGMGGKAGVLTPGALGDVVIWDGDPLEVGSVPTRVWIGGISQDLTNHQTRLRDRYNDLDESARPKAYDW
- a CDS encoding amidohydrolase — encoded protein: MVASASGINAREKDRKKDKDEAAPPTLVAKKESEGVFPSTYRPYPNIATAIRGATIYDGKGGKIENGVVFMSGGKIVSVGGPDTAIPADIAVFDGAGKFVTPGIIDIHSHLGDYPSPGVDAHSDGNEATSPTTPEVWAEHSVWPQDPGFARALANGGVTALQILPGSANLMGGRSVTLKNVPARTMQGMKFPGAPYGLKMACGENPKRVYGSRGRMPSTRMGNIAVNRETWLDAIDYANNKDAKRDIGKETLVGVLKGEILVHNHCYRADEMALVMDMAKEMGYRVSTFHHAVEAYKIGDLLRENGVCSAIWADWYGFKMESYDGILENAAFLQREGACVVIHSDDANDIQRLNQEARKAQKAGLRLGIDISDATAIQWITLNAAKAMGIDHLTGSLEQGKMADVVLWNGDPLSVYSRPEKVWIDGALMFDALDPKMRPVSDFELGQPGEGDVK